In the genome of Mesosutterella faecium, the window GTAAGGCTCTGGCCCTTGCGAATCTTCGCTTGGCGCAGGCGGTTGGTCACAATGATCGAGCGCTTGGTGATGTGCATGCGGTCAGCGATGTCATCGAGCGTGTCGCCCTTGCGGACGCGGTAGCGTATCTGGCGGTAGCGGACCTTCGGCACCGAGGGCACGGGCTCGAGGCGGAAGAAAGCGCCTCCGGCCTCAATCTCATCCCGGGGTTCTCCGGAATCCGCCCTCACAAGGAGCAGTGAGTTTTGGGCAACGCGCCGGTTGCTCGGAATGCGGTTGACCTCGCGGATCTCCTCGATGGTCATGCCGTTGTTTTCCGCGATGTTGAGGAGGCTCTCGCCGGGCTGCATCCGATGGGTCTTCCAGGAGGAGACCCGGCGGCCGTTGGAGCGCCAGCGAGCGAGGTTTTCCATGAACTCATCGAGATTGTCCGCGGGAATCAGCATGGCGTTTTCATGGGCGCCCACGATGACGGGGCGGTTGAACCCCGGGTTGAGCATCGTGAAGTCCTCGAGCTTCATGTTCGCGAGCCTCGCGGCGGTCTTGATGTCGATGTCCTTGTCCCTGAAAACCTGGACGAAATAAGGCTCGCTGCCGATGTCCGGAAGAGTGATGCCGTAGCGGGCGGGGTTCTGCACGATGCGTTTGACGGCCTCGAGCCTGGGCACGTAGTTGGCCGTCTCGGAGGGCATCCTCAGGTGCTGGTAGTCGGTTGGAAGCCCCGCGGCGGCGTTTCGGTCGATCGCCCTCTGGACATTTCCTTCCCCCCAGTTGTACGCGGCGAGCGCGAGGTGCCAGTCATGGAACTGATCGTAGAGCTTCTGAAAATAGTCAAGGGCAGCCCGCGTGCTTTCAATGACATCTCTCCGCTCGTCCTTCCAGAGGTTTTGCTCCAGCGAATAGGTGGTTCCGGTGCTGGGGATGAACTGCCACAGCCCCGAGGCTTTGGCCGGAGAGACGGCTGTCGGCATGAAGGAGCTTTCCACGAAGGGCAGCAGCGCCAGCTCCATGGGCATGCCCCGGGATTCGACCTGGCCGACGATGTGATAAAGATACAGACCGGCCCTTTCCGCCGAGCGCGTGAAGCTCTGAGGGTGCCTCGTGAGCGACCCGAGCTGGCTGTCGACCCTGGGGCTGTCCAGCGGCGGCATCTTGAAGCCGCGCCTGATCCGCCCCCAGACCTCCGGTCCGGCGGCTTCCTCCGACTGTGCAAGCGGGCCGCGGAGGGCATCCGCGCCAGGAGCCGGGGCTGCCTGGGCCTTCGGCTCCACGGAAGGCGAACCGCCGGCCTGGACGCTCTGAGCCTGTCCGGCGGAGGCAAGCAGCAGGCCTGCCAGCACGGTGAATGCGGTGCGAAGAAACATCGAAAGAAAAGCGAGAACAGTTTGCAGTGGTTAGATGGTACTCTATGTGCTGTCCCAAGCGATAGAAGCAAATGTGCTATTTGGTAAACGGTTCTTTTTCTGTGACGGTGCGGCGGCAGTGGGCAAAAGAAATTTAAAAATATGCGATTTTCTGCATACTCCGGCCGGCCGGCTGGCCTTCGAATGGGAGGAGGCCCGCGTTGCCAGGGTGGTGGAGGACAGCTTCGGATACAGGGCCCTGCAGGTGGGGATTCCTCAGATTGATTTTCTTGCGGCCAACCGGATCGCCTCCCATGTCTGCACCGTGTCGGGGGAAAAAATTCCCGCCTATCCCGGTCTGCAGCAGAGGGGCTTCGTTTATGCGCGGCCCTTCGAGCTGCCTTTCGCCTCAGAAAGCATGGATCTCATTGTCCTGCCGCATGCTCTGGAGCTGTCGGGCAGCGTCGAGCGGGCCCGCCGGACCCTGAAGGAAGCCGCCCGGGTGCTTGTTCCGCAGGGGAGGCTTGTCATAACGGCTTTCAATCCGCTGAGCCTCTGGGGCCTGAGGCAGCGCCTGAGCGGCATCGGGCTGGGAGGGCCCTACCTTCCGAGCGGCTCCTCGCTCGTCACTCTCGCGCGGCTCCGGGACTGGTTCGGGCTGCTGGGGCTCGATATAGACCGCGGCGCCTTCGGCTGCTACGAGCCGCCCTGCCGGAGCGCCTCGGCCATGCACAGCTGGCGCTGGATGGACAAGGCGGGAGACCGCTGGTGGCCTTCGCTCGGAGGCGTCATGATGCTTTCGGCAGTGAAGGTGCTCGAGGGCATGCGCCTTATCGGGCGGGTGTCGTTCAGCGATCGGAAAATAACTGTCGCCGGACGGCGGTTTGCGGCTCAGGCCGGAGCCCGGCGGGAAGCCGGCCGATAAGCGGCTGCAGGGGGTGCGTCAGAGTATGCCAGGGATCGGAACCGGTGAATTGGAAATCTGGAGCGACGGGGCCTGCAAGGGCAACCCGGGGCCAGGCGGATGGGGGGCGAGGCTGATCTACGGCCGCCACACGCTCGACCTTTACGGAGGAGAGCCCGTCACGACAAACAACCGCATGGAACTCGCGGCGGTGATCGCGGCTCTCTCCAGCCTGAAGCGCCCTTGCCCCATAGTGATTCACACGGACAGCCAGTATGTGAAAAACGGGATCAACGAATGGCTTCCCGCCTGGAAGGCCCGGGGATGGAAAACCGCGGGACGCAAGCCCGTCAAAAACGAGGCCTACTGGAAGAAGCTCGATGCCCTGGTGCAGCGGTTTGACATCCGATGGCAGTGGGTCAAGGGGCATGCCGGGATCGAGAACAACGAGGCGGCCGACCGGCTGGCCAACTGGGGAGTGGAGGCCGCTCAGGGCCGACGGCCCGGCTGTGACAAGGTGTCCGCCGAGCTCGCCGCCCTGCTGAAGTCTCTTGGAGAATGAAAATGGCCATGAGGCAGATCTGCCTTGATACGGAAACAACAGGGCTCAACGCCGATAAAGGCGACCGGCTGGTAGAGATCGGCTGCGTGCAGCTCGACGGGAGAAAATTCACTCTCGATTCGAAGTTCCTCTACCACGTGCTGATCAACCCCGAGCGGGAAGTCCCCGAGGAGGTGGTCAAAGTGCACGGACTGACGACCGAGAGGCTCGCCAGGGAACCCCGCTTCGCAGAAATCGCGCCTGATTTTCTCAAGTTTGTCGAAGGCTCCGAGCTCATCATTCATAACGCCGAGTTTGACGTCGGATTCATCGACATGGAGCTGCGGCGCGCCGGGCTGCCTCCGCTTGAAAAAAGCTGCAGGATAACCGATAGCCTTGCCATCGCGAGAAAAAAGTTCCCCGGACAGAGAAACACGCTCGACGCGCTTTGCTCCCGGTTTGGAATAGACAGCACCGCAAGAACACTGCACGGAGCGCTGCTCGACGCGCAGCTGCTGGCCGAGGTCTATATCGCGCTCACCCGCGGCCAGGACAGCTTCAGGATCGACCTGGGAGCGATGGAAGGCGGGAAGGAAAGCCTGCCGCCGCTGCCGGACGCCTCGCTGCTGAAAGTGATCAGAGCCTCGAAGGAAGAGCTGGCAGCCCATGAGGAGCAGCTCGACAAAATTGACAAAGCCTGCAAGGGAGTGTGCCTCTGGAGGCTTGATCCTGATGCGGTGCCGGACGGCGAGCCTGCCGGAAAAGCCGGTTAAGCTCAAAAATTTGACAGATGCTGAAAAAACACATAAAATTGAAAATCTATTCAGTTGCGCAGTTAGCTCAGAGGTAGAGCATCGCCTTCACACGGCGGGGGTCACAGGTTCAATCCCTGTACTGCGCACCATAACGATTTCCCGGACTGTCCTGCGACGTCCGGGTTTTCTTTTGTCTTCAGGTCTTTGCCTCGCACCCCCTGCAGTTCCAGCCAGTCCGGCTTTCCCTGCCTTTGCCCCGCAGATATCCGCACGGCGGGGGCGAAGCCCTGCTCCCGCTGTAGGGCATTTCAGAAAAATGAACGGAACTGAGGGCGGGAGCGCGCCGCCGGTTCCGTGACCCCGGGGCCAGGGCGGGCCGCCCTGAAGCTGTTCCCCCTGTCTTCCTTTTCGCTCGCCTTCAGCTCCTGTTGTTTCGGGAGGTCTTCAGGTTCCTGGACATCTCGATCAGCATGGCGTGCTTGACGAAAGCGTAAATGCACCCGCCTGCGGTGTAGATGAAGCCAGGAAACCCGTCCAGAAAGCCAAGCTTGAAAAAATAGGATTTGATGAAGCGGAAAACGGGGCTCACGCACAGACGCAGAATGCCCGAGGGGGCTTTCTGAGTCATCAGGTAGTCTGCCCGCAGATGGGCGAATTTCATCTGCTTGATCAGGAATTCCTCAATGCTTTTGGACGGATAGTGAAGCAGGTCTCCGTCGAGAACTACGGGCTCTTCCTTGGAAACGAGCTTTTCTTCGATGGGATCGTCGGTCCAATTCGCATAGCGGCGGTTGAAGAACCGGGTCTGGCGGTCCGGATAGCCGCTGCCGTGATGCAGAAACCTTCCAAGGAACCAGTTTCGGCGCGAGCACGCGTAGACGTGCGGACCGCCGTCGTCGCCCTCAGTGCGGCCGGCCAGGGCCTTTCTGATGGACTCGGACAGCTTCGGGGTGAGCCTTTCATCCGCATCGATGCAGAACACCCAGTCGTGGGCGGCCTGCGTCACCGCAAAGCGGCGCTGGGGCCCGTAGCCCATCCATCCCTGATTGATCACGTATGCGCCGAAGGATTTTGCAATTTCGATGGTGCGGTCCGTGCTTCCGGAGTCGACGACGAGGATGTCGTCCACCCACTGGCAGCTCTTCAGGCAGTCCTCGAGCTTGTCCTCCACGTTTTTCGTGAGGATGACAATGCTGAGCGGGAAAAGCTCCCGCTGCGTCGAATTCGAATCCATAAGCTCACTGCTCGTTCAAATAACTGAAAAAGACTTTTTCAACGCCGCGCACATGGGCGATCCTGTCGAGGATCGACTGCTCGGCCGACACCAGCTGAGGTCTGGAGACGGCCATCTGGCCGACGCTGCCGCCCGCGCTGATTTCAAACAGGACGGGGCAGCCGGAAGACTTCTGCTCCGATTCTTTCAAAAGGCTCTCGAGTCCGTCAAGGTCGGCCCCCTCGGTGAGCGAGACCGACAGAGAGGCCAGGTGTTCGGCTCTGAAACGGGGCATGTCCGTGGCTGAGTCCACAACGAAGGAGACGGCTTCGTTTTTTTCGTCCCAGCGCGAGAAGCCGCTCACGATCGCGATTTCATCGGTCCTGAAGGCGTCCCGGAACTGATCCCAGACTTTTGAAAAGCAAAGCGCCTCAATGGAGCCGGTGCCGTCGTCAAGCGTGACGGCCCCCATCTTGCCGCTTTTCCCCATAATCTGGCGGATGTTCGTGACGACGCCTGCGATTTTCACGGTCGCCCTTCTACGGTACGCATCCTTGCCCTTGGGGGCGGAGCCTTTGCCTCCGGCATTGACTTTCTGGATCGTCGTCGGGATGAAGCGGCGGATTTCGCTGCGGCATTCATCGAAAAGGTGGCCTGTGAGGCAAAAACCGATGAACTCCTTTTCATAGAGCAGTTCCTCGTGTTTGCTCCAGGGCTCGGCGGGAACCCAGTTGACGATCGCCTCAGCGCCGCTTGCATCGCCGAAAAGGCTGCCCTGTCCGGAGAATTCGACCATATCCGCGGCCGCTTTCATCGCCTGGGTCAGGTTGCCGAACAGCTTTGCCCGGTCCCTGTCGACGGAGTCGAACGCACCGGCCTTGATGAGCGCCTCGAGGGCCCGCCGGGACATGCCCGCGCTGTCGCGCGCCTTCAGGCGCGAGCAGAAGCTGAAAAGGTCCTCGAAGGGGCCGTTTTCCTCCCGCTCCTTCATCATCGAGTTGATGAAAGCCTCGCCGACGCCCTTGATGCCGCCCAGCCCGTAGCGGACGGTTTTTTCATCGGGCACGGTGAAGAACCAATCGCTCTTGTTGATGTCGGGGGGAAGCACTCTGATGCCCCAGAGCTTCAAATCCTCGATGAAGGAGTGGATTTTGGCCGACTCCGTGAGGATCAGGCACATGTTGGCCGCCATGAAGGCGGCGGTGTGGTGCGCCTTCAGGTACGCCGTCTGATAGGCGACGTAGCTGTAGGCGACGGCGTGCGACTTGTTGAAGCCGTAGCCTGCGAACTTCGCCATCAAGTCGAAGATTTCGTTTGCGACCTTTTCGCTGACGTTGTTCTTGGCCGCGCCTGCCACGAAGATGGCCCGGTGCCGGACCATCTCCTGCTTGAGCTTTTTGCCCATCGCCCGCCGGAGAAGGTCGGCCCCGCCCAGGGTATAGCCGCCGATCACCTGCGCTACCTGCATCACCTGCTCCTGGTAGACCATGATGCCGTAGGTTTCCTGCAGCACGGAGCTC includes:
- a CDS encoding glycosyltransferase family 2 protein; this encodes MDSNSTQRELFPLSIVILTKNVEDKLEDCLKSCQWVDDILVVDSGSTDRTIEIAKSFGAYVINQGWMGYGPQRRFAVTQAAHDWVFCIDADERLTPKLSESIRKALAGRTEGDDGGPHVYACSRRNWFLGRFLHHGSGYPDRQTRFFNRRYANWTDDPIEEKLVSKEEPVVLDGDLLHYPSKSIEEFLIKQMKFAHLRADYLMTQKAPSGILRLCVSPVFRFIKSYFFKLGFLDGFPGFIYTAGGCIYAFVKHAMLIEMSRNLKTSRNNRS
- a CDS encoding class I SAM-dependent methyltransferase, translating into MGKRNLKICDFLHTPAGRLAFEWEEARVARVVEDSFGYRALQVGIPQIDFLAANRIASHVCTVSGEKIPAYPGLQQRGFVYARPFELPFASESMDLIVLPHALELSGSVERARRTLKEAARVLVPQGRLVITAFNPLSLWGLRQRLSGIGLGGPYLPSGSSLVTLARLRDWFGLLGLDIDRGAFGCYEPPCRSASAMHSWRWMDKAGDRWWPSLGGVMMLSAVKVLEGMRLIGRVSFSDRKITVAGRRFAAQAGARREAGR
- a CDS encoding transglycosylase SLT domain-containing protein, producing MFLRTAFTVLAGLLLASAGQAQSVQAGGSPSVEPKAQAAPAPGADALRGPLAQSEEAAGPEVWGRIRRGFKMPPLDSPRVDSQLGSLTRHPQSFTRSAERAGLYLYHIVGQVESRGMPMELALLPFVESSFMPTAVSPAKASGLWQFIPSTGTTYSLEQNLWKDERRDVIESTRAALDYFQKLYDQFHDWHLALAAYNWGEGNVQRAIDRNAAAGLPTDYQHLRMPSETANYVPRLEAVKRIVQNPARYGITLPDIGSEPYFVQVFRDKDIDIKTAARLANMKLEDFTMLNPGFNRPVIVGAHENAMLIPADNLDEFMENLARWRSNGRRVSSWKTHRMQPGESLLNIAENNGMTIEEIREVNRIPSNRRVAQNSLLLVRADSGEPRDEIEAGGAFFRLEPVPSVPKVRYRQIRYRVRKGDTLDDIADRMHITKRSIIVTNRLRQAKIRKGQSLTLTVPVINRAPDIERISAENAAYRESRRYRLNANPPKKSARRSTASGKVSKKASAPKKSAAGNAKRKSSAPSAKRPVQNRKKNKKAARRQD
- the rnhA gene encoding ribonuclease HI, with protein sequence MPGIGTGELEIWSDGACKGNPGPGGWGARLIYGRHTLDLYGGEPVTTNNRMELAAVIAALSSLKRPCPIVIHTDSQYVKNGINEWLPAWKARGWKTAGRKPVKNEAYWKKLDALVQRFDIRWQWVKGHAGIENNEAADRLANWGVEAAQGRRPGCDKVSAELAALLKSLGE
- the dnaQ gene encoding DNA polymerase III subunit epsilon, producing the protein MRQICLDTETTGLNADKGDRLVEIGCVQLDGRKFTLDSKFLYHVLINPEREVPEEVVKVHGLTTERLAREPRFAEIAPDFLKFVEGSELIIHNAEFDVGFIDMELRRAGLPPLEKSCRITDSLAIARKKFPGQRNTLDALCSRFGIDSTARTLHGALLDAQLLAEVYIALTRGQDSFRIDLGAMEGGKESLPPLPDASLLKVIRASKEELAAHEEQLDKIDKACKGVCLWRLDPDAVPDGEPAGKAG